In Bacteroidales bacterium, a genomic segment contains:
- a CDS encoding DUF5009 domain-containing protein, with protein sequence MSDTTAPVKSNRLVSLDALRGFTIAAMVIVNDPGSWDHVYRPLLHAEWNGCTLTDLIFPFFLFIVGVSIALAYSKRQEAGSPKKSLYRKIVIRSVNIYLLGLFLWLFPQFDFGNIRWVGVLPRIAFVFLACALLFLNTNWKQQIKIAVVILLVYWIWVAYIPVPGIGKPDLSVAGKNWANHLDTLLLPGVMWQKTWDPEGILSTFPAIVSGMIGMLIGKLYLTVRDENKRLVWLYFIGFSMFLAGGLWNWFFPINKNIWTSSYVLYTSGLGTLGLATCILVVDMWGYKKWTFLGRVYGANAITSYVLAGMLTLLFYQLKIGGASFNDSFMSGMTQIGFDPRLASMLYAVIYMLIIFIPALILYRKKIFIKV encoded by the coding sequence ATGTCCGACACAACTGCCCCTGTAAAATCAAATCGGCTTGTCTCCCTGGATGCCCTCCGGGGTTTTACCATTGCAGCCATGGTGATTGTCAACGATCCCGGTAGCTGGGACCATGTATACCGGCCTCTGTTACATGCCGAATGGAACGGGTGTACCCTCACCGATCTGATCTTTCCTTTCTTCCTCTTCATTGTGGGTGTATCCATTGCCCTGGCCTATTCCAAGCGCCAGGAGGCCGGTTCACCCAAGAAAAGTCTTTATAGAAAAATTGTGATCCGCTCGGTAAACATCTACCTGCTGGGGCTCTTTCTCTGGCTTTTCCCCCAGTTTGATTTCGGAAATATAAGATGGGTTGGCGTACTTCCGCGAATTGCCTTTGTGTTCCTGGCCTGCGCCCTTCTATTCCTCAACACCAACTGGAAACAACAGATAAAAATAGCGGTCGTCATTCTGCTGGTATACTGGATCTGGGTGGCCTATATTCCCGTGCCTGGAATCGGAAAACCCGATTTATCGGTAGCCGGAAAAAACTGGGCCAATCACCTGGATACCCTCTTGCTTCCGGGGGTCATGTGGCAAAAGACATGGGACCCCGAAGGAATTTTAAGTACTTTCCCTGCCATTGTTTCCGGGATGATCGGCATGCTGATCGGGAAACTCTACCTGACCGTAAGGGATGAAAACAAACGTCTGGTCTGGCTCTATTTTATTGGCTTCTCCATGTTCCTGGCAGGAGGACTCTGGAACTGGTTCTTTCCCATCAACAAAAACATCTGGACCAGCTCCTACGTGCTATATACTTCCGGACTAGGAACTCTGGGGCTGGCCACCTGCATCCTGGTGGTCGACATGTGGGGGTATAAAAAATGGACTTTCCTGGGGAGGGTTTATGGAGCCAACGCCATCACATCCTATGTGCTGGCAGGAATGCTGACCCTGTTATTCTACCAGCTGAAAATCGGGGGAGCCTCCTTCAACGACTCCTTCATGAGTGGAATGACCCAAATTGGATTCGATCCCAGATTGGCTTCCATGCTCTATGCAGTGATTTATATGTTGATCATCTTTATACCTGCCCTGATCCTGTACAGGAAAAAGATATTTATCAAGGTTTGA